AATTTTGAATcgtttcaaatactttttaaccGCTTATTAGAGTTTTCATTAttcgaatcgtttcttttaatcagggacaGTTTTTGTAGTGTAATACTTCATTTGCGATAAAATACCTCGGCTCGCCGCAATTTTACGGCAAAAATACCGCAACTTTGCCGCAAATTAAAGTATATTATCGTAATTCTGCcgaataccgtaaattacagtaattacCGTAAGTCGGATCCGCCagggttttaaaaaattccgtacaataattataatttggcATTACAGagccattaaaaaattataaacggCATCGTGGTATTGGTGAACGATCTTGTAAGGAGTGTGGTTACTTAGCCCGCAGTAAATACTACTTGAATATTCATATGCGAAAACATAGTCATGAGAAATCTATGCAGTGTCCAGAATGTCCACTTAAAACTTCTTATAAATCTAATTTGACATTTCACATGCGTCGGTTTCATCCAGATCAAATGGTTAGTTGTAAGTTTTGTGATTCTAAGTTCATAACAGCAAATGATCTGAGAGAACATATGCGCATTCATACTAAAAGAAATCCAATCACGTGcgatatttgtaaaaaaacgtttggaaattttttttttttaaaacgacaTATGATTTCTCATTCTGAAGAAAAACCGCATGAGTGTCCAGAATGTCCATTTAAAACTTCTTATAAATCTAGTTTGACAGGTCACATGCGTCGATTTCATCCAGATCAAATGGCTAGTTGTAAGTTTTGTGATTCTAAGTTCATAACAGCAAATGATCTGAGGGAACATATGCGCATTCATACTGAAAACACGtgcgatatttgcaaaaaaaagtttagaaatttatataatttaaaacaacaTATGATTTATCATTCTGAAGAGAGACCGTATGAGTGTAATATTTGTCACAATGAATTTAAGAGAGCTGATGACCTGACATCTCATTTGGGACACGCACATAGTTAGACACAGCAAGGCATTCATGTAAAAGTTGTTCAAGGGAATTCACGCGTAATTATCATCTTAATACGCACTTAAAACGTCACTCTAAAAAAAGACATAAATGTGAAATTTGTAAACGGGATTTTCTTCATTTACACTctcaacacatgaaacttcaCAAGCCATGTTCACCCGGCGAAATATTAAAGTGTAAATTTTACCATGAAAGTTACAATGATCAATTCAGTTTACGAAACCATCTTATAATTCACAAacaaggaaaaatttataaatgcaaCGTATGCTGTTACAAAACATCAGATTCACTTGCGTTAATAGAACATGCCGACGACCATACGaataatatattatgtatTTGTTACAAATGTGGGCATTCATTTGAagacaaaaagtttttaagaCAACACATGATTCAGGATCATATTAAAAACACCCAGGCATCAAAAAGAAAgggacaaaaaataaattaaaatttatttgctttatTTAAGCGATTAATGTGTACAtttgtgataataatttattgacataTATCAACAATTGTTGAATTACAATTTTAGCAAAATATAATCAGAaccaaataaaaaagaaacgtCAGCCAACGAACTAACgagtagataaaaaatttatcttgatgTAAATACTGTGTGGAGTATCACAGaattttgatttgattttttttttttagatctgtacacttaaagattttttattatgttttataattaattttggttAAATACAAGTATGACTTTTTGAATTACAATGATAGTATTATTGGTATTGAAAACATTTTACTGATAAATTAAAcagattattatttacagtttAGGTAACAGATCCACTAACCATttcgagatttaaaaataaaaatacgataaaatgaaaatctgCCAAACATtatgaattgattttttaaatgttttattttaaatttatttatcatgaaatttatgttttaatatTCACGTTGAATGAAATGGTGGCCATTAATTTTGGGGAGTAATGAATTTCCTCTACAGAAAcattattcttgtttgaatTACTATGAAATCATCGTAACGCCAGACTATTTCGATTACCTATAacggaaatttaaataaatatgttttaaaaattatgacggccatagtaaaattaaaaaccgcTACGGTAGGtttgtgataaaataattttaaattaatagttcaccaaaaaaatagatacagttgaaaaaaaaaaattaaaaataatttgtgtctataaaaatttgttatagttaattaatattttcaaagagTTATCGTCTTTCAGTGGAGTTCatatttcatagaaatctaacTTTTGTATTTGTCTTTAGGGAGGATTTTCCAAAGCATTTTGCCACACCCCATCATAACTCGTCgagtaggttccaaaaataccatttgttcaaaagtttatatataaatgggATATTGTCACTCGGATGCTAGCCAAAGTTTTCATCAACTGATTGAGATTAAACATCATACTTATTGTTTGGGCGATTACCTTgatcgagtttgaaaatgagccaattcggccaataaACTTAGAAGTAGTGCATGTtcgaaattttcgaaaaatttatttttgttaatttatctgGACGTAACTGTTAATTACTTACTCCAGTTATTCAAGTTATTACttaaatttcaacaatttatttaaattattgtgatTCAAACTTCATGTTACAAACTTTTAATGTTGTTTGGTATTATTGTAACTTTTAacaattcattaataaatctatTGTGATAAATCTACTTCTATTTTGGCCCTGATTAAGAGAAACTGTCAATAAtctaacttaattttttattgtctttacAAATTGATTTTGTTTAAACCTGTTCTAATATAGAGTAAGAGCACGAGTACCCAGTCTCTAACCAGTAGCCAGCCGGTCATTGGCTGaaaatatatacagatataatTTAACGTGAAGTGGCTGGCTACTGGTTAGGGACTGAGTACGggtgctcttaccctataCGATtgttatcataattaaaaatattagtggTCTCTTTGTCTATTTTCTATAATGGTTCTAAGACGTTTTATTTACATGTCATCACATAATTTTGGTTTATTGAATGAAAGttgcttttaaaaatttagttggcAGTTAAATCTTTAAAGTAgaatttgacattttttaaattattaatttgaatgttAGAATTGTAAGCAAAAAATTCATAGATTTCCAAcatcgtaattaattaattaaatggttTTAACGCATACGTTtttcataacaaaaaaattactgcgattaataaataatttaataattattgcataaattatcatttttttttttgggaaaatttacaccaaaatgatgttatttaaaattgcactgatatttttaataatctttAGTAGTATTTTGTTATCATCATCCTGCCCCACAGATGTTTATTATTGTTGGCCTAGAATAAGCTGGTTTTATATTCGTaagaaaaataacaattaaaaaaaaaaccataatttttaatataaattaaaaataaactgtcTAATTAGTGgcataaataattagagaATAAAAACGGAgacattgaattttttaattacattttttattatgaaaaaactTCACAAAGAATTCAACTATTGgattatttatcttaattatttatagtaaaaaatttttgaatataaaaaagatgTACTTTGCTTACAAAAAAGTTATCTCATCACCAATGGATCGACTGGAGCATATAACAAATTtggattttaataaatttataactattacaatttatttataaatattatctcAATCAATACGCGACTTGAATAATTTCAATGGAATACCGAGGGAAGTTATTTCTTTGTCAGTCATTGACTTCAAATTTGGATAGTAATAGAAAATAGCTTCCCAACAAATGTCTGTGAGTTTGGGAATCCTGAGCCAAGCCGAGTGTAAAGAAGATGTAGTAATTcgctaaaataaattattagtattGATTAGTGCTGTACAATTTGGCCGACTAAACCGGCCATAAAGTTTAACCAGGTTAATTAGTTCATCGGCCTGCTGGTTAATCCAAATTAACCGGTTAACTAGTTAATCGGTTAAATTAGTTAAACGGTTAACTGATTAACCAGTTAAATGGTTAATCggttaaatagtaaatttacatttttctttatataagtgataaattattattaaattttatatttttaacatatttacaCTAATATTTCGCGTGtcaaatgccaaaagggcaTATTACAGCAGTTAGATAGGGTCccatgccaaaagggcgtataaaaaaatttttttttgccattccTTTTAGAATCGCTCGAAACGTAAAgatctgcagaaaaaaaaattttgacttactAACGACAAAAGGGCATATCTTAAGATGtgcgcccttttggcttttgGAAATTGTCGgtctaaagccaaaagggcgtataaaaaaaatcagaatttttcaaaatttcgaaaaacagTCTTCAAAATTGTCCGGAGAAGgtttgtatgaaaaaaaattttgaaaaagtcaaCATTTTCGATGGTagtaacttaaatttttcatcatcttgGACAGTCCAATGTAATTAGAATAATCATCAACTTCAATTTTCAATGAACTAGGAAATTTCCAAATAATTCATGATTATAAGCTAGAGATAATAAAGTTCAATATTCGTTCTTATATTCAACGCCATGCGGAGCGTATGGTGGAGAGCTAGTATTTGagacatacgcccttttggctttggaaatttttttttcatttttagacTTAGAACATGTCTACAAAACGATTAgcacaaacaaaaattatacgcccttttggctttgaagaaccaaaagggcgtagaatttttatactcttttggcatttggcacgcgatttatttattttatgttctaatttaagataattatttattatggaTATTTATATACCtgactgataattttttttgtttttccctGGTAGAATtttttcggacttttgtctgaaaaagtctttagaactctaaaactgagtttttcagatagaagtccgaaaaatttccaccagggaaaaacaaaaaaattatcattcagttatataaatatccataataaataattatcttaaattaaaacataaaataaataaatattagtgtaaatatgttaaaaatataagatttaataataatttattacttatatagagaaaaatgtaaatttactatttaaccGATTAACCATTTAACTGGTTAATCAGTTAACCGTTTAACTAATTTAACCGATTAACTAGTTAATCGGTTTAACCGGTTAATTTGGATTAACCAGCTGGCCGATGAACTAATTAACCTGGTTAAACTTTATGGCCAGTTTAGTCGGCCAAATTGTACAGCACTAGTATTGATTACTCAAACATTgatagcattgacaattaacactatacataaatttaacaattactTGATTCCTATCATTGAAAATTGATTTGCCAAATGTGAATAATTTTCCAGCAGGGGAAATTGCCATTGAATGATTTTCAACGCAATGAGGCAAGACAATACCAAATTTATCGAGACACGTCCATTTCAAACTTGTGAGATTCAATCTCCAGACATCGTTATAGGCAACAACGAATTTTTGTTCTGGTAACAAGGTATCTTCGAAATGATCATAAGCATCCCGCCAAGAATAATCTGCTCCTCCAGACATTATAACATTTATTTCGCCAGTAACTGGATCAGTATAACTCGTTACACtgtatttttctcttttagtTGGATACTGCGGTATGTGATTTTCATCACCATGAGTGTCTACTATTTTCCAGCGGCATTTTTCTAAATCAAACGCTGATATACTCTAAAATGTAACATTTTGCATAAATATttccttttaaaaataaaattatcagtgtaataaaattacttacgaCAAAAGAATATAAATCAAATCCAAGAACTTGAAGATTATCaccaaatttataaattatattgttaCCATAAACTAAAGTGTAACGTGATCTAGGAATCGAACTGTATTCATTATCAAGTTCTTCACAGGTATAAAAAGCTTCCCATATTCCATTTTCCATATTTAATCTATATACATTGGAGGATTCTCCCAAATCATCTGTGATTCCgacaatataaaaataatttccatgaCGAATCATTTCAAGTGGTAATAAAGGATATGGAATTTGTCCACTTGTTTCTCGGATAACTACACTTTTggtatttaaatcataaatatatattcgacATGTGCGATTCGGATTGACGTTATAACCATAAGGTCtttttattgtgaaaatatataaatgattcgattcaaaaaaaatactcaataTAAAATCACCATCATTtggtaaattaatttcatctcTTATTAATCTCCATTGTTGCCGAGCTAAATTATACACCCAGATATTAGGAATTCCAGTTTGTGTTAAGGATTCTAAAAAATCGCCATTGTGagcatatacatttttatcatcacaGTGTATTATAAATGGGTGGTGGTCGCGTATTTCTTCAGGTCTTGTAACACTGCTTGAAGAATGTTCAGTAAAAACAAGCGGCTTGAATGTGTACATTTCAGAAGTAATTATGAAACTTTCTGATAAacttaaagtaataaatgaaatcAAAATCTTTGTGCactttttattgatgaattaaaattttatgtgaaccaatttattttattttttagtgtattaCTTTGAAggttaatttgttttattatttaatacaaaaacGCACATGAAAATCTCGACGACACAACCTCAGAGGAAAATAAACCCGCCGATAAGCTATTGTCATCCCAACAAGAGATTGGACTTCGGGTCTCGTCGGTTTTTACTCTCACTCTGGATGTTTCATGTGTTAAATGTTCTCCCACTTTTCTACACGCATGCGCAGTTCATAAATGTTTAGTAGTGGGAGTAATTTCCGAAGTCTATTCTCTTACTGGCAGTGCAGCCAGATCGTGGGATATTTTTACCCCCTCCTGCCATTACACTCCATGCTATTTTACCGCGGGAAGGGGTAAAAAAATCCCACGATCTGGCAGCACTGCTTACTGGGACCACACtagacaataataaataattaaggggTAAAGTcaaccgattttcaattcacGGGGCAAACACTGGAAAAACCTAAAATAGAGAATCTTTAGCGTTGTTTGAAATCTTAACAGATGGCTCAgaatttagaaatttcaaaaattcaaattcgttcccgagaaaaattgttttaaaatttttatttactctactagtgcaacaaagataatTCCGATTAGTTTTCTGAGtaagtgtgagaaagaggtccgATGGTGTTTCCTCTTacgggcattctcagacagtgccgccactttttaaaaatcttcaaTGACTAAACTATCATGatcgtaattaaaattttattaattagttagaaaaaattaaaaccttactTGGAAAAAGACAACTAAGTAGTTGCAATTTCaccgaaatataaaattagaaaacaattacaattgttatcaatcaggagttaaacaaaattgttgattaaattttggcctgaaaaatttggaaattcgAATTCTCAGCGACGATTgtgcttttttttcaattaatgctttaactttttcttgattcattgataaaattttgataatctTATGGCAGTTgagtaattgaaaatttttaaaaagttgggTCACTGTCTGAAGATGGCCTTaatttcgataaattattcattaatatgTCAATTCcttcgcagatttgaatcacggtggaaacaccgtggaagtgtaaacaccgtggattcaccgtggttacacggtgggtttgttccattttactaCCTTGTATACatagtgtatccactgtgattacgtgatgtatccaccgtggttccacggtggctttcccttgtaggaaaaaaaatattgacaacgggaccagtcttggcacaatactgggctaccgaggctcggcctcccaaggttggtccgagatccgaccaacgttcaagtgacgagtcttggttttccagtcttgggccaagattcaaccaatactcaagtgacaagccttggtttgccactcttgggacaaggttcagccaatactcaagtgacaagcttTGGTTTGTTAGTCTTGGGCCAATGTTCAGCCATTatacaagtgacaagccttggtttaccagtctaaataacaaatggtacctaaaaacccttggcttctgtgaatagcgtaacagcctagtggataagacgCTTGTCTAGCAGTcatgaaggaccaggttcgagacccagcaaatgcaaaaaaaaaaattagtttcatcgatccacctgatttctctgtgtacaaatttatttccatatgttaccatcacgcacatgtctactaatattgcacgcctcggaagcgaagcggagaggttgtgctttataaccgacctgttaaggtcacacgatttccactcattaaagtgcatatattttttttctattactcttacacattatgaaaagcacatcaatataaagctgaaacactaataaataatcctgatactttttttaatttgtctaatatgtattaatataaaaaaaagttcattaaaaaaaatttatcgtggacgtccattagtctgtggttaaaaaaaacggcgtggtacggatatctcgagaacgacttgacgaaactacttaatttttttttcaaaattttcagaaacaagcaaagaaggttcctttcgaaaatcactactgtaggccttctcgttttttttaaaataaatcattacggttaaaaccggcaatcttacatgtaaacaaacacacactgccgccatttttcattaggaatgttctcGCCCATATAACAGTCTTGTAAAAGGCTTGCGCAAGCCTGGTCTCAAATCCCCTAGTTGTCTATGTCTTTATATGACTCTGTATCTTGCTGCAGACACTGGCCCACAGATTTATATTGCAAGTCTTGTGCAGGACttgtttaaaaactttgtGTTATGTTATACTTCAAGAATTGTACAAGATTCTTGAATATATCTTGCTCAATATGTATTGATACAGTTAACTTGAGCATATCTTGTACCAGAATCTATCTGCAGATGCTTGGGCATATCTTGCGCCAGATCTGCTCAAGACGTGTCATATTACACTGTCTATCTCACTCTTGTCTCTCTCACTTTATCCCCTCCATCGGCACACGTTACCAGAGCTCAGTGGTACTCAATTGAAGTTATAATCGGacagaaaaacatttttaatccgGAGTTCATTTGCAAAATTAGAAGCGCCGTAGTAAttacaagtaaaatttaattcataaccTATAATAACATATGTTTTTGATAGATggtttgattttaataaaattatttaaggatAACACGAAAAATTCTACACAGGAAAtattatctaataaattttactcgttAATTGTGAATCAAACTGGGCCTGCATGAACAATTACTTGTCCGTTTCTAGATAGTGTTCAATTATGGGGTAAAAACACCCaatttcaagtaatttttatataaaaaaaaataaaaaataaaacaaaacaaatctGTTGTTATTCTTTCcgtatttattatcttttcgGCCCAGGCTTACTCTAAATTGCaggataaattttatcgaaaaattctcTCCATTTATGAAATACGATaatgaaatgtttttaaaatttttttaaaaattgaaatcagtTACTTTGATACTAAAATACAGATATCGatcatttttgttttgtttttattatattgaaaataaatttttttaattttcaattacactcttaatgccaagctcttaaaaaattagtgttctgatcgatttcaagagctcgacattaaaacgaaaataactaaaaaataatgtggaatttgaaaaaatttaacggaaataatttgtagagaataaaattgttaacaaaaaagatagtataacattttgtgataagtctgatagtttcgccggaaaagtaaaaagacctcgaaatttattataacttgacttcgagctccaataacttttgaacagatggatttatcaaaaaatgataagaaactttttttgtagagcgtttaattccctacaaaaagaTATCATGGACTTATCTGTTCAATAAGccatcgccgaggtataaaattccaaacttaaaatttttttttccccatgttatttaaatggaaaatagaaaatcgtgaatggccacctttaaatattagtattaaggtctcatattttaacagggtctttgtctagggatactctgtcgatttttcaatgttcttcgtgaaaaaaaaaaaaggccattcggcagccgaaatggaaggtagatttataaaaagtcacatacatacatatcttgtgatgcATGTTAGTATAGACATGATATgatattaggctcgttttcttagagtgagggtaaaaaaagacaacgactattttcgatagagaacttcagatagttgattcgACAAagcattatataggtaatctaccaaactaaccttcacgtaaaaaagaatagaaaatttaattagtatgagatcataattgtaattgctattacgatggcaagatcagatataattttaggactacaggtacgattgaaacatcataaatattaaaagaaatacttttaaaatataaaatagctgtaaaatttgcaggttattttgttcacaataaagtacaactgacaaaattgtattataatggaaaatacataagttatgtggaatgaaaaccatattttagactttttttgatttcatgaaaatttcaaggctatcaaattattggaagaaatactCGAAACATAAAggttaaggtcataaattaaagcttattagtcaaaatttgaaatactttttacagaaattatctatgagtttcagttttaaaattatataaactttaaaagtggataaaaactgattttttcgaaaaatcgtgaaaattttaaacagccataacttcaaaacttttcgaacgatttagcccatctttaaacttgatcaagataatcgcctatagaataagtgtggaaaatttcattaagatccgataagaactgtaggtgctgtcgtaatgacaagaccagtgataatcatagggagtagaggtacatttgatacatcataagtaataaaagaaatacttttaaaatataaaatagcagtgaaatttacaggttattttgtgcacaataaaatacaactgacgaaaccggattataatggaaaattcataagttatgtggaatgaaacccatattttcaacattttttgattccattaaaattttcaaggtcATCAAATTATAGGATGAAAT
This sequence is a window from Microplitis mediator isolate UGA2020A chromosome 3, iyMicMedi2.1, whole genome shotgun sequence. Protein-coding genes within it:
- the LOC130664771 gene encoding kelch domain-containing protein 10 homolog — its product is MYTFKPLVFTEHSSSSVTRPEEIRDHHPFIIHCDDKNVYAHNGDFLESLTQTGIPNIWVYNLARQQWRLIRDEINLPNDGDFILSIFFESNHLYIFTIKRPYGYNVNPNRTCRIYIYDLNTKSVVIRETSGQIPYPLLPLEMIRHGNYFYIVGITDDLGESSNVYRLNMENGIWEAFYTCEELDNEYSSIPRSRYTLVYGNNIIYKFGDNLQVLGFDLYSFVSISAFDLEKCRWKIVDTHGDENHIPQYPTKREKYSVTSYTDPVTGEINVIMSGGADYSWRDAYDHFEDTLLPEQKFVVAYNDVWRLNLTSLKWTCLDKFGIVLPHCVENHSMAISPAGKLFTFGKSIFNDRNQRITTSSLHSAWLRIPKLTDICWEAIFYYYPNLKSMTDKEITSLGIPLKLFKSRID